ACTTTATGGGGAAGGTCCATTCAACCTGCTGAAAACTCGCCGGTCTGTAGAAATTCAGCGCGTAGTTCAGGGGAGTGTAGGGCCCTCTGAACCAGCCCTCGTTTAATTTCGCCCCATCGTTGTCGGCTACCTTGACTACGTACCAGCTCACGTCCTTGAAGGAATTTCTGAAGGCCTCGTTTTCGACGAGCTGTTGAGAAAGATAGTCGAGCATCATGCTTCCTATCGGTTCGTTAGGATGGGGAAAGCCGTACATAAGTACCGCCCTGGAACCGTTGCCGATCTTTAGACAATAGATCGCATCTCCTGCCATCGATTCACCTATCTTGTAGAAGCTGGCAAGATCGGGGTATTGTTCCGCGAGTTTCCTGCTCGACTCGTTAAGCTCGTCGACCGTTTTGAAGTATTCGTACTCCGGTACATTCTTGATTACCGCCTTTATTGAGTCCATGACTACCCCCTTTATTTAGAGACAGACAGACTGCCTGCCGTTGTAGATTGCTCGAAACTCTGGTCAATTAACAGCGAAGCTCTTGTCGACCGTCTTTCCGGAAAGAATTCTTGGCCGGGTCTTTCTTGAGAAGACCATGTTAAGTATAACTCGTTCTAATATGAAAAAAACCCCCGAACGAATCGAGGGTTCTTGGTCGGGGCGACTGGACTTGAACCAGCGACCTTCTGCGCCCCATGCAGACACGCTTCCAACTGCGCTACGCCCCGTACTCGAAGATTCTATCACAGTTGGGATAACCTTTCAAGAGCAGAACGACGCCCAGGGCAACTTTCAGACAATGAAAATTGGCTATGCAGGCTACTCCCTGACCTCGAAGGTTAGGAAGTCTATCTCTATGCCACCGTTGTCGGAATCATTCAGTCTGAAGTCGTAGAATCCGGTATCCCAGGGAGCGGTAAATACAATCAAACCGTCTGTCATGCCACCGACGTAAGCATACTGAACGTCGTGCAGGTCGTTTTCCGACTCGCTTCCATGTGGAATATCCGAGGGGATGATTCCGATCCAGGCGTAAGACCCGAGTCCCGAAGTCCCGAAGAAATAGAGATTGATCTCTTCACCGGGAACGAAAGCGACTTTGTCGAGACTCATATACTTGGATTCCAAAGGTAACTCATCGTCTGCAACGTATACCAGACTCTCGATTTCATCGAGATAGAATTCGTAGATTGAACCGTCCTTCAAAGTAATAACCAGCAATCCACTTGCAAACGCCGTAACACACAATGCCGCAATCATAAGAAAAGCAAGCGTCTTTTTCATGCTGCACCTCCTCTGTGCTAATTCTCTCACAACTGGTCAAACAGAAGGCTGTAGTTTCATACCTCCCTCAACAATCTTTGCGCTTGACCACCAATTAGCAAATCGTGATTTCAAAGCCAGAATTGATTCTCGGTTGCTTTCAAAACCACTGAACAAGAATCGCTTCGTGAAAGAGTGACAATAGTTCATAGATGCCAATGTGGTCAAAATCAAGTGCAATTCAGATGCTATAATATATGTTAGATGAATATAGGTAAGGAGGTAGTTTCGTGAAAATCGCTATTCCAACAATTGATAATAACGGTCTAAAATCGAGGATTTCGGAGCATTTCGGTCATTCTCCGTTCTTTGCATTCGTAACTGTTGAGAACAACGAGATTGTCTCTCACGAAATCGAAGCAAATCCTTTTGAACAGCACGAGCCGGGCGAAATTCCGGGCTACGTGAAGAGTAAAGGCGCCGATGTGATAATAACAAGAGGCATGGGCGGTCGGGCAATACAGTTCTTCGAGACGCTGGGCGTTCACGCAATTACAGGAGCCAGCGGAACAATCGAAGAGCTAGTAAAAACCTACATTGAAGGCGAACTTTCAAGTGTTGAATACGAGCCCGAAGACCGCGGAAAGTTCCATGATCATTAAGTGGAGCCCATTATGAGAAATATGAGGGGAAGACGGATGGGAATGGGCAGGTCATGGATCGAGCTGTATCTGCTTCTTCTTATCGCTGAAAAACCCGCCCACGGTTATGAGCTTTCTTCCAGGATAAACGACTTCGAGATCCCAATCTTCGGTGTCGGTCAGATGGGAAGCCTTTACCGCGTGCTGGGCAGTCTGGAAGAGATGGAGCTTATAACCTCTGAATGGGACACAGAGGACACGGGCCCGGCAAAGAAGAACTACAAGATCACAAAGGCCGGCCTCGAATACCTGAAAACATCGGAGATCAAAATAAAGAGATTCAGGGAGAACATCGACAAGTTTCTTGAAAGGCTGAACGACCTGAACAGAATATAAAGCCCTGCATCGCAGGGCTTTACTTTATGTAAGCAGCCGGATTGTCGAACAGCTTGAACAGCCCGCCAGTGTGTGTGAAAACGACTCTCTTTCCGGCGAATCTCTCCTTTGAGATCTGAAGCATTCCTCTGAAGGCCTTTGCCGTATACACAGGGTCAAGGAAGAAAGCTCGCTCCCTCGCAAGGTTCTTGATAAGCTCTGTATCCTCTTCTGAAGGCACGGCATAAGCGGGTCCCGAGAAGTCGTCGATTATTTCGACATCTTTATCGTCTATCGATACGTCTATTTCGTACTCCTTCATCTCTCCGATCAGTCTCTTTGTCTTTTCCACGAAGAGTGAGGAAGGATCCTTCGTGACGTTAATGCCTATGACTTCGGTGTTGTAACCCAGCGTCCTGAGTCCTGCCAGAATTCCCGCATAGGTTCCGGCGCTGCCGACCGCTGTGAATATGGCTTCAACATGATCGAGATTTATCTGGCCCGAGAGCTCTTTGACGGCGTCCACATATCCCCTTGCACCAAGAGCGTTTGAGCCGCCCTCGGGGATCAGGTAGACTCTACCACCCTTTTTCTCGTATTCTTCCTTCTTCGTTGCGAAGATCTCATCTATTCTCGAATACTCCTCCTTGGTCACATAATGGATGTCGCTTCCCACCAAGGTATCTAGAAGGACGTTCCCCTGAGGAATCTCCATCGGCCTTCCCCTGAGGAAGAGAACTGGCTGCATTCCAAGCGACCTCGCAGCCATCGCCGTCGCCCTGCAGTGATTCGACTGAATACCCCCGCAGGTGAATACCGTGTCTACTTTCTTTTCTAGAGCATCTTTCATGAGATACTCGAGCTTCCTGATCTTGTTTCCACTCGTGATGAAGCCGGTCAACTCATCATGCTTGCAGAAGAGTTCGAACGGAAGGCCGAGGTTCTCCTCGATCCATTCAAGCCTGCTTACAGGTGTCACGCAGTTAATGAACTTCAGTTTCAAGATCTCACCCCCTACTCTTTCTTTCGTGTATATTAGAGACTATTTTATTCAGCTTTTCAATTCGCTCCCACGACGGCGGATGCGAGTAATAAAGGGCAGCGTACATAGGATGCGGACTGAGGTTCGACAGATTCGACACGGAGAGGTTCTTCAGGGCTCCGATCATCGGTTGCGGATTACCTGTAATCTGCGCCGCATACCTGTCGGCCTCGAATTCCCATTTCCTGCTTATGAACGAGTCTATCCAGTCAAGGACCGTGAAGATCGAAGACAGGAAGATCCCCGCATAAAGCAGAATCGTGTATTTCTCTGAGATTCCGAAGATGCCGGCAACGGTGTCGCTCTCGACGATCAGCCATAAAAGGAATACGGCGAAAACCGTAACCGCGTTAGATAATAGCATCCCCTTGAGTATGTGTTTACGCTTGAAGTGACCGGCCTCATGGGCGAAGATCGCC
This portion of the Mesotoga sp. BH458_6_3_2_1 genome encodes:
- a CDS encoding NifB/NifX family molybdenum-iron cluster-binding protein, with amino-acid sequence MKIAIPTIDNNGLKSRISEHFGHSPFFAFVTVENNEIVSHEIEANPFEQHEPGEIPGYVKSKGADVIITRGMGGRAIQFFETLGVHAITGASGTIEELVKTYIEGELSSVEYEPEDRGKFHDH
- a CDS encoding 1-aminocyclopropane-1-carboxylate deaminase/D-cysteine desulfhydrase — its product is MKLKFINCVTPVSRLEWIEENLGLPFELFCKHDELTGFITSGNKIRKLEYLMKDALEKKVDTVFTCGGIQSNHCRATAMAARSLGMQPVLFLRGRPMEIPQGNVLLDTLVGSDIHYVTKEEYSRIDEIFATKKEEYEKKGGRVYLIPEGGSNALGARGYVDAVKELSGQINLDHVEAIFTAVGSAGTYAGILAGLRTLGYNTEVIGINVTKDPSSLFVEKTKRLIGEMKEYEIDVSIDDKDVEIIDDFSGPAYAVPSEEDTELIKNLARERAFFLDPVYTAKAFRGMLQISKERFAGKRVVFTHTGGLFKLFDNPAAYIK
- a CDS encoding PadR family transcriptional regulator; translated protein: MRNMRGRRMGMGRSWIELYLLLLIAEKPAHGYELSSRINDFEIPIFGVGQMGSLYRVLGSLEEMELITSEWDTEDTGPAKKNYKITKAGLEYLKTSEIKIKRFRENIDKFLERLNDLNRI